AGGCCGCTTTAGACACCTTAGAAGCGTTGAAAGATGCAAAATTGTTAATACCTTTTGAATTCAGAAAGGCCGGTCCGGAACCAGAAGTAACCCCGTAACCCGAGAAATCGAGGGTGTTGTTGCTAGTTAGAAAACGGTTATTTCTCCAGATAATGTATAAAAGATCGGTTTTGCCATCGGGTCTTTTGAGTTTGGGTTCACCGGCATGGGTCATTGACCAAGCATCAAAAGCGCTCACCGGCAAATGATGAGCGGTAAAATTCATGCTATCCAAATTGGGCCAGGAAGCAATTTTTTCGAGCACTTGCTTTACACCGCTCCCAGTTTTAATTTGTGAGCAAGGAATAGAAACAGTGTAAGGAAAATAATCGCCTTCTAACACATATTGTCCAAACGAAGCCTGGTAATAATAGTCCGAAATAAATCCTTTAGGAGCCCTTCCGGATTTTAAATTAACATCAAAATAATCCATTGCATCGGCAGGCGGCAAGGTTTGCCCTTTGGAATTTTTAGGCCATTCCTCCCCAAAGGATTGTTCTAAATTTCCGAAACAAGGTTTTGCACTGAAGTCGATTTCAGCAAACACTACCAATACCCGCAAGGTATCGCGGGTAGGGATACTTATCCCATTGCTTATGGCAAGTTGTGCTGATGAATTATTCATGATTATTAAACCTAAAACGATACTGAAAATTACCGGCTTGGTGAATTTCACTATGCAATGATAGAAAGGCTTAACGAGATTCATGGTATTCTAGCGGTTCTATTTTTGTTCAAAAACGAACATAAATTTCAGTTCTGATTTACAAATTTTCACATCTTTGTGAGCACAAGAAATAATTGAAAGCTTGAATTCCAGTAGGTTTCCAACACTTAACCTTCCAAGTCCCAAATTGGAAATACAGGAAGAAAACTCCGAGCTAAAAGTACGTTGTTTTGTTCGTCAAAAGTATGTTGTTCTGACTCCGGAGGAGTGGGTTAGGCAACATTTAATCCATTATTTGGTAGAATACAAGCATTATCCCATTTCGCGAATTGCCTTGGAGTATCCACTTCATTATGGAAAAACGAGCCGAAGGGCAGACATTCTGATAATTGACAGGGCCCGAAAGCCTCAGCTCGTTGTAGAATGCAAAGCCCCTTTGATAGAGATTAAACAAGGTGTTATGGATCAGGTTTCCAAATACAATACGGTGTTAGGGTCGGGAATAGTGGTTATTTCGAACGGATTACGACATTTTGTTGTTCAATTGGAAAAAAATGGAAACAGCCGGTTTTTGTCAGACATTCCGGCCTATAGCGAAACATGAGTAACTACAACACTAATTTAGATGTGGGTTTAAACATTTTGCTATTGCGGCTTTTCTAATTAATTTAAGAATAC
This sequence is a window from Bacteroidia bacterium. Protein-coding genes within it:
- a CDS encoding type I restriction enzyme HsdR N-terminal domain-containing protein, whose amino-acid sequence is MNSSRFPTLNLPSPKLEIQEENSELKVRCFVRQKYVVLTPEEWVRQHLIHYLVEYKHYPISRIALEYPLHYGKTSRRADILIIDRARKPQLVVECKAPLIEIKQGVMDQVSKYNTVLGSGIVVISNGLRHFVVQLEKNGNSRFLSDIPAYSET